From Erigeron canadensis isolate Cc75 chromosome 8, C_canadensis_v1, whole genome shotgun sequence, one genomic window encodes:
- the LOC122611002 gene encoding general transcription and DNA repair factor IIH helicase subunit XPB1-like has product MGIHFMRQIIIEAKGSSLTELELKADHANRPLWTCTDGRIFLEAFSPFYKQASDFLIATAEPVCRTELIHEYNLTPHSLYAAVSAGLATEDIISVLNNLSKIKLPKEVIDFIRASTANCGKVKLVLKKNRYLIESPFPEVMKILLNDKVISRARISSEGGNGITVGETIGEIKSTHNEVLNEAQLAAVTEEKTIRAFEIDPAQVEVVKQRCLPNHLNYPMLEEYDFRNGTINPDLEIELKPQVKPRPYQANSLSKMFANGRARSGIIVLPCGAGKSLVGVSAACQIKKSCLCLATNAVSVEQWAFQFKLWSNIRDENLCQFTSDSKEWFRKNAGVVVTTYNMVAFKGNRSERSAKFFKEISNREWGLLLMDEVHVVPASMFRKVICNTKSHCKLGLTATLVREDEKITDLNFLIGPKLYEANWLDLVKRGFIANVQCAEVWCPMTKEFYAEYLKDENSKKKQALYVMNPNKFRACEFLIRYHEHERGDKIIVFADNIFALREYAIKLGKPMIYGATSHDERTMILKAFKTGKKVNTVFLSKVGDKSIDIPEANVIIQISSHAGSRRQEAQRLGRILRPKGKLQDRMAGGKEEYNAFFYSLVSTDTLEMYYSTKKQQFLIDQGYSFKVITSLPPPNIGAKLSYHRLEDQLSLLRKVLRAGDDVVGLEILEDDADEIALQKAHALCLDGSKSSMSGATGVVNHKSRTGQTKNKRKGPSIRERLYKRCFT; this is encoded by the exons ATGGGGATCCACTTTATGCGTCAGATAATT ATAGAAGCCAAAGGCTCTTCCTTGACAGAATTGGAACTTAAAGCAGACCATGCCAATCGTCCGTTATGGACTTGCACAGACGGGAGAATCTTTCTTGAGGCCTTCTCACCATTTTATAAACAAGCTTCTGATTTCCTAATTGCTACTGCCGAACCTGTCTGCAg GACGGAATTAATACATGAATACAACCTCACTCCCCACTCACTTTATGCGGCTGTATCGGCTGGACTGGCAACCGAAGACATCATATCAGTTTTGAACAACCTATCCAAGATCAAGCTCCCTAAAGAGGTGATCGATTTTATCCGCGCATCCACGGCCAATTGTGGCAAAGTAAAGCTTgtgttgaagaagaatcgtTACCTAATTGAATCTCCTTTTCCTGAG GTAATGAAGATATTGTTAAATGATAAAGTGATATCTCGAGCAAGAATCTCCAGTGAG GGAGGTAATGGAATCACTGTTGGTGAAACAATTGGGGAAATCAAAAGCACACACAACGAGGTGCTAAACGAAGCGCAGTTGGCCGCTGTAACTGAAGAAAAAACAATTCGTGCCTTTGAAATTGATCCTGCTCAG GTTGAAGTTGTAAAGCAGAGATGCTTGCCAAATCATCTTAACTATCCCATGTTGGAGGAGTATGATTTCCGTAATGGTACA ATCAATCCTGACCTTGAGATTGAATTAAAGCCTCAAGTTAAACCAAGGCCTTATCAAGCAAACAGTCTTAGTAAGATGTTTGCAAATG GTAGAGCAAGATCTGGCATCATTGTCTTACCATGTGGTGCTGGAAAGTCTTTAGTAGGCGTTTCTGCTGCCTGCCAGATAAAGAAAAGTTGCCTATGTTTGGCAACAAATGCTGTATCCGTGGAACAGTGGGCTTTTCAGTTCAAGTTGTGGTCAAACATCCGAGATGAAAATCTATGCCAATTTACATCTGATAGCAAAGAATGGTTTCGTAAGAATGCTGGAGTTGTGGTGACCACATATAACATGGTTGCTTTTAAAGGTAATCGATCAGAGAGGTCTGCAAAGTTCTTCAAGGAGATCAGTAATAGAGAATGGGGTTTGCTACTCATGGACGAG GTGCACGTGGTTCCTGCAAGCATGTTTCGTAAGGTCATTTGCAACACTAAATCTCATTGCAAGCTTGGGCTTACTG ccACACTTGTTAGAGAGGATGAAAAGATTACAGATCTGAACTTTCTTATTGGTCCCAAGTTGTATGAGGCAAACTGGTTAGATTTGGTCAAGAGGGGATTTATTGCAAATGTACAATGCGCTGAAGTGTGGTGTCCAATGACGAAAGAGTTTTATGCTGAATACTTAAAGGATGAAAATTCTAAGAAGAAACAG GCACTGTATGTGATGAACCCAAACAAGTTTAGAGCCTGCGAGTTTCTAATACGATACCATGAACATGAGCGTGGAGATAAGATAATTGTTTTTGCTGACAATATTTTCGCACTCAGGGAATATGCAATCAAACTTGGCAAACCTATGATTTATGGTGCCACAAG CCATGATGAAAGGACAATGATACTAAAGGCTTTCAAGACTGGCAAGAAAGTTAACACTGTTTTTCTTTCCAAA GTGGGTGATAAATCAATTGACATCCCCGAAGCAAATGTAATCATTCAAATTTCCTCTCATGCTGGTTCAAGACGTCAAGAAGCCCAACGGCTAGGGCGTATTCTGAGgccaaag GGTAAACTCCAGGATAGAATGGCAGGAGGAAAAGAGGAATATAACGCCTTCTTCTACTCCCTAGTATCCACAGACACACTG GAAATGTACTACTCCACTAAGAAGCAGCAATTTTTGATCGATCAAGGTTATAGTTTTAAG GTGATAACGAGCTTGCCTCCACCAAACATAGGGGCAAAGCTGAGCTATCATCGTCTGGAGGATCAACTCTCACTTCTTCGAAAG GTGTTGAGGGCTGGTGACGATGTAGTAGGTTTGGAAATACTGGAGGATGATGCAGATGAGATAGCACTTCAAAAAGCTCATGCCCTTTGCCTAGATGGATCCAAGAGTTCCATGTCAGGAGCTACAGGGGTGGTTAATCATAAGTCCAG GACTGGACAAACAAAGAACAAGCGTAAGGGTCCTTCAATTCGAGAAAGGCTTTACAAAAGATGTTTTACATGA
- the LOC122580211 gene encoding alpha,alpha-trehalose-phosphate synthase [UDP-forming] 5: MMSRSYTNLFELASGEAPLPSSSFSRGGKKLSRVATVPGILSELDDEGFSSDAPSSVTQDRMIIVGNQLPLRVQKRPDGSWCFSWDEDSLLLQLRDGLGEDVEILYIGCLREDIDPKDQDDVAQDLLENFKCVPAFIPPELFSKFYHGFCKQHLWPLFHYMLPLSPDLGGRFDRSLWQAYVSVNKIFADKVMEVISPDDDFVWVHDYHLMVLPTFLRKRFNRVKLGFFLHSPFPSSEIYRTLPIRDELLRALLNSDLIGFHTFDYARHFLSCCSRMLGLSYQSKRGYIGLEYYGRTVSIKILPVGIHLKQLRNVLDLPETKSKVAELRDQFQGQTVLLGVDDMDIFKGISLKLLAFENLLTQHPEKRGKVVLVQIANPARGRGRDVLEVQSETHTTRERINRKFGRQGYVPVILIDSPLQFYERIAYYVISECCLVTAVRDGMNLIPYEYIICRQGNDKLDETLRLDPSLPKKSMLVVSEFIGCSPSLSGAIRVNPWNTDSVAEAMDSALVFSEAEKQMRHEKHYRYVSTHDVAYWARSFWQDLERSCRDHVRRRCWGIGFGLGFRVVALDPNFRKLSVEHIVSAYKRTKKRAILVDYDGTMTLQSSISTSPSSEVIGIVNSLCRDPKNVVFIVSGKDRVTLTEWFSPCEKLGVAAEHGYFLRENKDAEWETCVAVPDFYWKQIAEPVMKLYTETTDGSTIETKESGLVWNYQYADPDFGSCQAKELLDHLESVLANEPVTVKSGQNIVEVKPQGINKGLVADRLLTTMQQKGMVPDFVLCIGDDRSDEDMFEALTRAMTGPSLSPVAEVFACTVGRKPSKARYFLEDTTEILRMLQGLATVSELHSLKNVTKAVQKVSIE, from the exons ATGATGTCAAGGTCTTACACTAATCTCTTTGAACTCGCCTCTGGTGAAGCACCATTACCATCATCCAGTTTTAGTAGGGGCGGAAAGAAGCTGTCCCGTGTGGCAACCGTGCCAGGGATATTGTCGGAACTAGATGATGAAGGTTTTAGTTCAGATGCCCCATCATCCGTTACTCAAGATCGGATGATCATTGTAGGAAACCAACTTCCCCTACGGGTCCAGAAACGACCCGATGGAAGTTGGTGCTTTAGTTGGGACGAAGATTCCCTTCTTTTGCAACTTAGGGACGGGTTAGGGGAAGATGTAGAAATCCTTTATATAGGTTGTCTTAGAGAAGACATAGACCCGAAAGATCAAGATGATGTTGCCCAGGATTTGCTTGAAAACTTTAAATGTGTGCCAGCCTTTATACCGCCTGAGCTTTTTAGTAAATTCTATCATGGGTTCTGCAAACAACACTTATGGCCATTGTTTCACTACATGCTTCCGTTATCACCGGACCTTGGAGGTCGGTTCGACCGGTCCCTTTGGCAAGCATACGTCTCGGTTAACAAGATCTTTGCTGATAAAGTAATGGAAGTGATTAGTccagatgatgattttgtttgGGTACATGACTACCATTTGATGGTTCTACCTACTTTTCTAAGAAAAAGATTTAATAGGGTGAAGCTCGGGTTCTTTCTGCATAGCCCGTTTCCATCCTCCGAGATATACCGAACCCTTCCTATAAGAGACGAGCTTTTACGCGCACTTCTCAATTCCGACCTTATTGGATTCCATACTTTTGATTACGCGAGACATTTTCTTTCATGTTGTAGTAGGATGCTTGGTTTATCGTATCAATCTAAACGGGGTTATATCGGGCTCGAGTATTATGGCCGTACGGTAAGCATCAAGATTTTACCCGTCGGAATTCATTTGAAGCAACTTCGAAATGTTCTTGATCTACCTGAAACCAAGTCAAAAGTTGCAGAGTTAAGAGATCAATTTCAAGGTCAAACTGTGTTACTTGGTGTTGATGATATGGACATCTTCAAAGGTATAAGCTTGAAACTTTTAGCGTTCGAGAATTTGCTGACTCAACATCCTGAAAAAAGGGGTAAGGTGGTCTTGGTCCAAATTGCAAATCCTGCTAGAGGTCGAGGGAGGGACGTTCTTGAGGTCCAATCAGAGACTCATACAACCAGGGAAAGGATTAATAGGAAATTTGGTCGGCAGGGTTACGTGCCTGTAATCTTGATTGATAGCCCGCTTCAGTTTTACGAGAGGATTGCTTATTATGTGATTTCCGAGTGTTGTCTTGTCACTGCTGTAAGAGACGGGATGAATCTGATACcgtatgaatatattatatgtagACAAGGAAATGATAAGCTTGACGAAACTTTAAGGCTAGACCCGTCACTTCCCAAAAAGAGTATGTTAGTTGTCTCTGAATTCATCGGATGCTCACCATCTCTAAGTGGCGCCATCCGTGTCAACCCATGGAATACTGACTCAGTGGCTGAAGCTATGGATTCAGCACTGGTTTTTTCTGAAGCTGAAAAACAAATGAGGCATGAAAAACATTATAGATATGTTAGCACCCATGATGTTGCATACTGGGCTCGTAGCTTTTGGCAAGATCTAGAGAGATCATGCAGGGATCATGTGAGGAGAAGATGTTGGGGTATTGGGTTTGGATTAGGGTTCCGTGTGGTTGCATTGGATCCAAATTTCCGGAAGCTTTCGGTCGAGCATATTGTTTCAGCTTACAAACGGACCAAAAAACGTGCCATTTTGGTGGATTATGATGGGACTATGACACTGCAGAGTTCAATCAGCACCAGCCCAAGTTCAGAAGTTATAGGAATAGTGAATAGTTTGTGTCGAGACCCgaaaaatgttgtttttatcGTTAGTGGGAAGGATAGAGTCACGTTGACCGAATGGTTTTCACCGTGTGAAAAATTGGGAGTTGCAGCTGAGCATGGTTACTTCCTAAG GGAAAATAAGGATGCAGAGTGGGAAACTTGTGTTGCGGTaccagatttctactggaaacAGATTGCAGAGCCGGTGATGAAGTTGTACACGGAAACAACAGATGGGTCAACCATTGAAACCAAAGAGAGTGGACTTGTTTGGAATTATCAATATGCCGATCCAGACTTTGGATCGTGTCAAGCTAAGGAGCTTTTGGACCATTTGGAAAGTGTTCTTGCTAACGAACCCGTTACAGTCAAGAGTGGGCAAAACATCGTTGAAGTTAAACCACAA GGGATCAACAAAGGGCTTGTTGCAGACCGTCTTTTGACAACAATGCAACAAAAAGGAATGGTACCGGATTTCGTTCTTTGCATAGGGGATGACCGGTCAGACGAGGACATGTTTGAAGCACTCACAAGAGCAATGACAGGCCCTTCTCTTTCACCAGTAGCAGAAGTCTTTGCTTGCACTGTTGGCAGAAAGCCAAGCAAAGCCAGATACTTTCTTGAAGACACAACTGAAATCCTGAGAATGCTGCAAGGCCTTGCTACCGTGTCTGAGCTGCATTCGCTAAAAAACGTAACTAAAGCTGTTCAAAAAGTATCCATCGAGTAG